The following are from one region of the Primulina eburnea isolate SZY01 chromosome 17, ASM2296580v1, whole genome shotgun sequence genome:
- the LOC140818473 gene encoding probable polyamine oxidase 5 → MVSKKPRIVIIGAGMAGLAAANKFYTTANSKQLFELSVVEGGARIGGRINTSNFCGDRIEEGATWIHGVGGSPIYEIAQEEGLLHSQEPWECMDVILEDPVTIAEGGYELNKSLVEPISGFFKNLMDFVQGKPVDEDSVRVCCEVLKRCKLGSENLSVGSFLRHGLEYYWGLLKDQKGVNGVGNWSRKSLEESIFRMHEGIQRTYTSAGDLRNLDYVAEKEYVMFPGDEITIAKGYSSVLESLASVLPVGMIQLNRKVTKIEWRSAHSEKELLRMENGLENRPVKLHFCDGSIVLADHVIVTVSLGVLKHGICQDSDLFNPPLPSPKARAISKLGYGVVNKVFLELSPSSNYDQETNNPTKFPFLEMVFHPPDSELRNPKIPQWIRKTSFISPIYNNSKVLLSWFAGEEALALESLTDDQILDGFSTTISNFLPTKSQSQKNTNPNPNHFNYSKVLRTQWGTNPLFLGSYSYVAVGSSIDDIDTLAEPLPQITNLESPPLQILFAGEATHRTHYSTTHGAYYSGLREANRLLEHYNCVV, encoded by the coding sequence atggtgAGCAAAAAGCCTAGAATAGTGATAATTGGTGCAGGAATGGCAGGCCTAGCAGCTGCTAACAAGTTCTACACAACTGCAAACTCGAAGCAGCTTTTCGAGCTTTCAGTAGTGGAGGGTGGTGCCAGAATCGGCGGAAGAATCAACACTTCGAATTTCTGCGGTGACAGGATTGAGGAAGGGGCTACCTGGATCCATGGAGTTGGAGGCAGCCCGATTTATGAAATCGCGCAAGAAGAAGGTTTACTTCACTCTCAGGAGCCGTGGGAGTGCATGGATGTGATTCTTGAAGATCCCGTCACTATTGCAGAAGGTGGGTATGAGCTCAACAAATCTCTCGTCGAGCCCATTTCGGGTTTTTTCAAGAATTTGATGGATTTCGTTCAGGGGAAACCCGTGGACGAAGATTCTGTTCGGGTTTGTTGCGAAGTGTTGAAGCGTTGTAAACTTGGGTCTGAGAATCTGAGTGTGGGTTCTTTTCTGAGGCATGGTCTTGAATATTACTGGGGGCTTCTGAAGGATCAGAAGGGTGTTAATGGAGTTGGGAATTGGAGCAGAAAATCGCTTGAAGAATCCATTTTTCGTATGCACGAGGGGATACAGAGAACTTATACATCCGCGGGGGATTTGCGCAATCTTGATTATGTTGCGGAGAAAGAGTATGTAATGTTTCCAGGGGACGAGATTACTATAGCTAAAGGTTACTCTAGTGTGCTCGAATCTTTAGCTTCCGTGTTGCCAGTTGGAATGATTCAGTTGAACCGCAAAGTTACGAAAATCGAGTGGCGATCTGCTCATAGCGAGAAAGAGCTTCTGCGCATGGAAAATGGCCTCGAAAACAGACCGGTGAAGCTGCATTTTTGCGATGGGTCGATCGTTCTGGCCGATCATGTTATTGTCACAGTTTCACTTGGTGTTCTTAAACATGGGATTTGTCAAGATTCTGATTTGTTTAATCCGCCATTGCCTAGTCCAAAGGCTAGAGCCATTTCGAAGCTCGGGTATGGAGTTGTGAACAAGGTGTTCTTGGAACTCAGCCCCTCTTCAAATTATGATCAAGAGaccaataatccaacaaaattcccCTTCTTGGAAATGGTGTTCCACCCCCCGGATTCCGAGTTAAGGAACCCAAAGATTCCTCAATGGATCAGAAAAACATCCTTCATATCTCCAATTTACAACAATTCAAAGGTCCTTTTGTCATGGTTTGCCGGAGAAGAGGCTCTCGCACTCGAATCCCTCACCGACGACCAAATCCTCGACGGGTTCTCCACAACCATTTCGAACTTTTTACCAACAAAATCCCAATCCCAAAAGAACACGAATCCTAATCCCAACCATTTCAATTATTCAAAAGTTCTAAGAACTCAATGGGGCACAAATCCACTCTTCTTGGGATCATACAGTTATGTAGCGGTCGGATCAAGTATAGATGACATAGATACATTGGCTGAGCCATTGCCCCAAATCACCAATCTTGAATCTCCACCATTGCAAATCCTATTTGCTGGAGAGGCCACACACAGAACACATTACTCAACCACTCATGGGGCTTACTATAGTGGGCTAAGGGAAGCCAACAGGCTTCTTGAGCACTATAATTGTGTTGTATGA